A genomic segment from Andrena cerasifolii isolate SP2316 chromosome 7, iyAndCera1_principal, whole genome shotgun sequence encodes:
- the LOC143371197 gene encoding pyruvate kinase translates to MMLAGANTVRLNMSHQEAKWHAITVQSIREAGNRMYEFTSEVYPLGVAMNIRGPEIRTGVFHGDKTSIKRNDINLPFHLHVLLEHKEPNGRGRFKETDPSLLQGYAELKEGNAVKLVTDDVAKRAGCASCFWVSYRNLPRVCRPGDKILIDRGAVLLQVACVRETCIVCKIIKGGVVRDEKLVQLLDSVVELPQISDKDDEHIELASNLECDFIIVNHTRDEKMIYAVKNRFKEMGATRICVVAKISSQQGLENFDGILHAADGILLDRASVEVDVGSEKLFLVEKMAIAKCIKLGKPIALAFHVCKDDKSRIDMNLIASAVLNGVDTILLKTGSLDSKGTTELLKDVDTVCREAESARWQKEIFDELSYKVPIPLDPLQSVAIGAVETSLKLNAAAIIVATTTGRSAVLLSMYRPRCPIVAVTRYGVVARWLLLYHGIHPLHYRKEPLCEWGKDMETRIQSGLDHLRTKKYIEVGDAIVVVSGWRQAAGFANCIRVIYASAGHTDDQVPDLEPCW, encoded by the exons ATGATGCTAGCTGGCGCAAACACGGTCCGCTTGAACATGTCCCATCAAGAGGCGAAATGGCACGCAATCACCGTACAGTCTATTAGAGAAGCTGGGAATAGGATGTACGAATTCACCAGCGAGGTTTACCCCTTAGGGGTTGCGATGAACATCCGTGGCCCTGAAATAAGGACGGGCGTATTCCACGGTGATAAGACGAGCATA AAGCGAAATGATATTAATTTACCATTCCACCTTCACGTTCTGCTCGAGCATAAGGAACCGAACGGCAGAGGGAGGTTTAAAGAGACCGATCCTTCACTCTTGCAGGGTTACGCTGAGCTGAAGGAAGGCAATGCTGTGAAATTGGTAACCGACGATGTCGCGAAACGCGCAGGCTGCGCTAGCTGCTTTTGGGTCTCTTATCGAAACTTGCCAAGAGTATGTCGACCTGGTGATAAAATCCTGATCGATCGCGGCGCTGTCTTATTGCAGGTCGCTTGTGTCC GCGAGACGTGCATAGTTTGTAAGATCATAAAGGGCGGTGTCGTGAGGGACGAGAAGCTGGTGCAATTATTAGACAGCGTAGTCGAATTGCCGCAGATTTCAGACAAGGACGACGAGCATATAGAGCTGGCTTCGAACTTGGAGTGTGATTTTATCATAGTGAACCACACGCGCGATGAGAAGATGATCTACGCCGTGAAGAATCGGTTTAAAGAGATGG GTGCTACAAGAATTTGCGTGGTAGCGAAGATTTCCTCGCAGCAGGGTTTGGAGAATTTCGACGGGATCTTGCATGCAGCCGATGGCATTCTTCTCGATCGAGCCAGCGTCGAGGTCGACGTGGGGAGCGAGAAGTTGTTCCTCGTCGAGAAGATGGCCATTGCGAAGTGCATCAAA CTGGGGAAGCCAATAGCGTTAGCTTTCCACGTGTGCAAAGACGACAAGTCGAGAATCGATATGAACCTGATTGCAAGTGCTGTTTTGAACGGAGTCGACACGATTCTCCTCAAAACGGGCAGCTTAGACTCGAAGGGAACTACTGAATTGTTGAAAGACGTGGACACAGTGTGCAGGGAAGCTGAAAGCGCCCGGTGGCAGAAGGAAATCTTTGACGAGCTTAGCTATAAG GTGCCAATTCCTTTGGATCCTCTGCAATCGGTCGCCATAGGAGCAGTCGAGACGTCTTTGAAATTGAACGCGGCTGCGATCATCGTCGCAACGACCACTGGTCGCAGCGCAGTCCTATTGTCAATGTACCGTCCACGGTGCCCCATCGTGGCAGTGACGCGCTACGGGGTAGTCGCAAGATGGCTGCTGCTGTACCACGGTATCCATCCACTTCACTACAGAA AGGAGCCACTGTGCGAATGGGGCAAAGATATGGAGACCCGGATACAAAGTGGCCTGGATCACCTTCGTACGAAGAAGTACATCGAAGTGGGCGATGCGATCGTCGTGGTCAGCGGGTGGCGTCAAGCGGCAGGCTTCGCAAACTGTATTCGCGTAATTTACGCATCGGCTGGGCACACGGACGATCAAGTACCAGATTTAGAGCCTTGCTGGTGA
- the LOC143371832 gene encoding pyruvate kinase isoform X1, whose translation MTGKPNTLALNAQTQLDHMCALDVESRASFVRLSGIICTIGPASRSVETLEKMIGTGMNIARMNFSHGSHEYHAETINNVREAQKNYSAHSKIHVPVAIALDTKGPEIRTGLHEGGGSAEFELTKGQTFKLSTDKAFMEKGNANVVYVDYANISKVLKTGNRVYVDDGLISLIVTAVGPDGITTTVENGGMLGSRKGVNLPGVPVDLPAVSEKDKLDLQFGVEHDVDMIFASFIRDAASLAEIRAILGEKGKNIKIISKIENQQGMTNLDEIIEASDGIMVARGDLGIEIPPEKVFLAQKCMITRCNKAGKPVICATQMLESMVKKPRATRAETSDVANAILDGADCVMLSGETAKGEYPLECVRTMANICKEAEAAIWQTQIFHDLASKAIPPIDATHAVAIAAVEASVKCLASAIIVITTSGRSAHLIAKYRPHCPIIAVTRFHQVARQAHLFRGILPLYYAEEPLSDWVKDVDVRVQFGLNFGKSRGFLKTGESVIVVTGWRQGSGFTNTLRIVTVD comes from the exons ATGACTGGAAAGCCGAATACCCTGGCTCTGAACGCTCAGACCCAGCTAGATCACATGTGCGCCCTGGACGTAGAGAGCCGCGCGTCGTTCGTCCGCCTCTCAGGGATCATCTGCACGATCGGGCCCGCCTCGCGGTCCGTCGAGACCCTCGAGAAGATGATCGGGACCGGAATGAACATCGCGCGGATGAACTTCTCCCATGGGTCGCACGAGTATCACGCGGAGACCATCAACAACGTCCGGGAAGCGCAGAAGAACTACTCTGCCCATTCCAAAATCCACGTTCCCGTGGCCATTGCCCTGGACACTAAGGGGCCCGAGATTCGTACTGGACTCCACGAGGGT GGCGGGTCAGCTGAATTCGAGTTAACCAAGGGGCAAACCTTCAAACTGTCCACTGACAAAGCGTTCATGGAGAAGGGCAACGCCAATGTAGTCTATGTGGACTATGCGAACATCTCGAAGGTGTTGAAGACTGGGAACCGTGTCTACGTTGACGATGGTTTGATCTCCCTCATCGTCACCGCCGTTG GCCCCGATGGAATTACCACCACGGTGGAGAACGGCGGTATGCTCGGCTCCCGCAAGGGTGTGAACCTCCCCGGGGTGCCAGTGGATCTGCCAGCCGTCTCCGAGAAAGACAAGCTAGACCTGCAATTCGGCGTTGAGCACGACGTCGACATGATCTTCGCCTCGTTCATAAGGGACGCCGCCAGCCTGGCTGAGATCCGAGCGATCCTCGGCGAGAAGGGCAAGAACATTAAAATCATATCGAAAATCGAGAACCAGCAGGGCATGACGAACCTCGACGAGATCATCGAGGCTTCTGACGGCATCATGGTGGCCCGCGGTGACCTCGGCATCGAGATCCCGCCGGAGAAGGTGTTCCTGGCGCAGAAGTGCATGATCACCAGATGCAACAAGGCCGGGAAGCCCGTGATCTGTGCCACGCAGATGCTCGAGTCCATGGTGAAGAAGCCGCGCGCAACTAGAGCCGAGACCTCCGACGTGGCCAACGCCATTTTGGACGGCGCAGACTGCGTTATGTTGTCAG GTGAGACCGCCAAGGGAGAGTACCCCCTGGAATGCGTGCGCACGATGGCGAACATCTGCAAGGAAGCAGAGGCCGCTATTTGGCAGACGCAGATCTTCCACGATCTCGCGAGCAAGGCTATACCTCCGATCGATGCTACCCACGCTGTTGCAATTGCGGCTGTCGAGGCGTCCGTGAAATGCTTAGCCAGCGCTATTATCGTAATCACGACCTCCGGTCGTTCCGCGCATCTGATCGCGAAGTACAGACCTCACTGCCCCATCATCGCTGTGACCAGGTTCCACCAGGTTGCCAGACAGGCGCATCTGTTCCGTGGTATCCTACCACTGTATTACGCAG AAGAGCCATTGAGTGACTGGGTGAAAGACGTGGACGTACGCGTTCAATTTGGCTTGAACTTCGGCAAGAGCCGCGGTTTCCTTAAAACCGGGGAGTCGGTGATCGTTGTCACTGGATGGAGACAAGGCTCAGGATTCACGAATACGCTTCGTATCGT gaCCGTTGACTAA
- the LOC143371841 gene encoding short neuropeptide F, with translation MSAKFYMKSVLLLVAIAFVVGVENYVDYGDDIPEKTPGENIQELYRLLQRTALENAGFAEVPLEHLMIRKSQRSPSLRLRFGRSDPRLSMGGFSRSMNVIPFSRFDDN, from the exons ATGTCAGCTAAATTCTACATGAAATCCGTTTTGCTTTTGGTTGCCATTGCCTTTGTCGTTGGCGTTGAAAACTACGTTGACTATGGAG ACGACATACCGGAGAAAACTCCAGGGGAGAACATCCAGGAGCTTTACAGACTCCTGCAGCGCACTGCTTTAGAAAATGCTGGATTCGCTGAGGTCCCATTGGAGCATCTAATGATTCGCAAGTCTCAGCGATCACCCTCGCTGCGTCTACGCTTCGGCCGCTCCGATCCTCGCCTTTCT ATGGGAGGCTTCTCAAGATCCATGAACGTCATTCCATTCTCGAGATTCGATGACAATTAA
- the LOC143371832 gene encoding pyruvate kinase isoform X2, which yields MVWITVDDKMTGKPNTLALNAQTQLDHMCALDVESRASFVRLSGIICTIGPASRSVETLEKMIGTGMNIARMNFSHGSHEYHAETINNVREAQKNYSAHSKIHVPVAIALDTKGPEIRTGLHEGGGSAEFELTKGQTFKLSTDKAFMEKGNANVVYVDYANISKVLKTGNRVYVDDGLISLIVTAVGPDGITTTVENGGMLGSRKGVNLPGVPVDLPAVSEKDKLDLQFGVEHDVDMIFASFIRDAASLAEIRAILGEKGKNIKIISKIENQQGMTNLDEIIEASDGIMVARGDLGIEIPPEKVFLAQKCMITRCNKAGKPVICATQMLESMVKKPRATRAETSDVANAILDGADCVMLSGETAKGEYPLECVRTMANICKEAEAAIWQTQIFHDLASKAIPPIDATHAVAIAAVEASVKCLASAIIVITTSGRSAHLIAKYRPHCPIIAVTRFHQVARQAHLFRGILPLYYAEEPLSDWVKDVDVRVQFGLNFGKSRGFLKTGESVIVVTGWRQGSGFTNTLRIVTVD from the exons ATGGTCTGGATTACCGTCGACGATAAG ATGACTGGAAAGCCGAATACCCTGGCTCTGAACGCTCAGACCCAGCTAGATCACATGTGCGCCCTGGACGTAGAGAGCCGCGCGTCGTTCGTCCGCCTCTCAGGGATCATCTGCACGATCGGGCCCGCCTCGCGGTCCGTCGAGACCCTCGAGAAGATGATCGGGACCGGAATGAACATCGCGCGGATGAACTTCTCCCATGGGTCGCACGAGTATCACGCGGAGACCATCAACAACGTCCGGGAAGCGCAGAAGAACTACTCTGCCCATTCCAAAATCCACGTTCCCGTGGCCATTGCCCTGGACACTAAGGGGCCCGAGATTCGTACTGGACTCCACGAGGGT GGCGGGTCAGCTGAATTCGAGTTAACCAAGGGGCAAACCTTCAAACTGTCCACTGACAAAGCGTTCATGGAGAAGGGCAACGCCAATGTAGTCTATGTGGACTATGCGAACATCTCGAAGGTGTTGAAGACTGGGAACCGTGTCTACGTTGACGATGGTTTGATCTCCCTCATCGTCACCGCCGTTG GCCCCGATGGAATTACCACCACGGTGGAGAACGGCGGTATGCTCGGCTCCCGCAAGGGTGTGAACCTCCCCGGGGTGCCAGTGGATCTGCCAGCCGTCTCCGAGAAAGACAAGCTAGACCTGCAATTCGGCGTTGAGCACGACGTCGACATGATCTTCGCCTCGTTCATAAGGGACGCCGCCAGCCTGGCTGAGATCCGAGCGATCCTCGGCGAGAAGGGCAAGAACATTAAAATCATATCGAAAATCGAGAACCAGCAGGGCATGACGAACCTCGACGAGATCATCGAGGCTTCTGACGGCATCATGGTGGCCCGCGGTGACCTCGGCATCGAGATCCCGCCGGAGAAGGTGTTCCTGGCGCAGAAGTGCATGATCACCAGATGCAACAAGGCCGGGAAGCCCGTGATCTGTGCCACGCAGATGCTCGAGTCCATGGTGAAGAAGCCGCGCGCAACTAGAGCCGAGACCTCCGACGTGGCCAACGCCATTTTGGACGGCGCAGACTGCGTTATGTTGTCAG GTGAGACCGCCAAGGGAGAGTACCCCCTGGAATGCGTGCGCACGATGGCGAACATCTGCAAGGAAGCAGAGGCCGCTATTTGGCAGACGCAGATCTTCCACGATCTCGCGAGCAAGGCTATACCTCCGATCGATGCTACCCACGCTGTTGCAATTGCGGCTGTCGAGGCGTCCGTGAAATGCTTAGCCAGCGCTATTATCGTAATCACGACCTCCGGTCGTTCCGCGCATCTGATCGCGAAGTACAGACCTCACTGCCCCATCATCGCTGTGACCAGGTTCCACCAGGTTGCCAGACAGGCGCATCTGTTCCGTGGTATCCTACCACTGTATTACGCAG AAGAGCCATTGAGTGACTGGGTGAAAGACGTGGACGTACGCGTTCAATTTGGCTTGAACTTCGGCAAGAGCCGCGGTTTCCTTAAAACCGGGGAGTCGGTGATCGTTGTCACTGGATGGAGACAAGGCTCAGGATTCACGAATACGCTTCGTATCGT gaCCGTTGACTAA